Genomic segment of Marinitoga litoralis:
TTAGAATTATTTATTATCTCTATTTTTTCGACAATACCTTTAATTAAATCTAATTTCTTATTATTTGAATTAATTATTTTTTCCATTTTATCACCTCCAAAATAATAGTATCGTTTTTACCTTAAAAAAAACTTAGAGATTCCTTAGAATTTTCTTAGAAATTAATAAAAAAATTCGCCTTGCATACGCAAGGCGAAAAATTAATTTTCTTTAACTCTTTTTGCCATTTCCTTGGCTAATTGTCTTAATTTTTCATAATGTTCTTCATGAGCAGAGAATTGTACTTCAACTGGATCGCAAACCATTTCCCAATTATTCTTTTTAATATATTCAACAATACCTTTTACTCCACCACCACTCCAACCATATGTTCCGAATACACCAAATACTCTATTTTTAATACCTTTATGTTCTAGATTTATAATTAAATTTTCCATTCTTGGGAATATACCATTATTATATGTATTTGTACCTAATAACACACCTTTAAATCTCCAAATTTCGTTTATAATAAATGATTCATGAACTTCAGATGAATTCATAACTCTTATATTCTTTATACCTTCATCAGCTAAACATCTAGCAATAAAATCTGCCATTTTTTCTGTATTTCCATACATGGAACCATATGCAATAACTACACCTTCTTCAGTTTCATATTTGCTCCATTTATCATATAATGAAATTATTCTTCCAGGGTTTGTTCTCCAAACAGGACCATGTGTAGAAGCAATTATTTTAATTTCTAATCCAGATAATTTAGCCATAGCTCTTTGAACCATTGGACCAAATTTACCAACAATATTAGAATAATATCTTCTTATTTCATTTTCGTAATATTCTATATCAACTTCGTCATCAAAAACTCCACCGTCTAAAGTTCCGAATCCGCCAAAAGCATCTCCTGCGAACAAAATCTTTTCTGTTTCATCATATGTCATCATGGTTTCAGGCCAATGTACCATTGGAGTTAAATAGAATTTTAGTTTGTGTTTTCCAAGATCTAATTCATCTCCATCTTTAACTTCGAATAAATTAGTATCTATTCCATATAATGCTTTTAAAAATTCAAATGTTTTTTTATTTCCAACTATTTTTATTTCTGGATATGCTCTTAATATTTCTGTTATAGATCCTGAATGATCTGGCTCCATATGATTTATAACAAGATAATCTAATTTTTTTCCTTCTAATATTTTGTCAACTTTTTCCAAAAATATGTGAGTTTTTGTAGTTTTTACTGTGTCAAATAATACAGTTTTTTCATCTTTGATAATGTAGGAATTATATGAAACTCCTTTTGGCAAAGGCCACATATTTTCAAATAAATGCGTATCCCTATCATTAACACCAACATAATATACAGAATCAGTAATGTTTAAAATATTTTCCATAA
This window contains:
- a CDS encoding FprA family A-type flavoprotein, producing the protein MENILNITDSVYYVGVNDRDTHLFENMWPLPKGVSYNSYIIKDEKTVLFDTVKTTKTHIFLEKVDKILEGKKLDYLVINHMEPDHSGSITEILRAYPEIKIVGNKKTFEFLKALYGIDTNLFEVKDGDELDLGKHKLKFYLTPMVHWPETMMTYDETEKILFAGDAFGGFGTLDGGVFDDEVDIEYYENEIRRYYSNIVGKFGPMVQRAMAKLSGLEIKIIASTHGPVWRTNPGRIISLYDKWSKYETEEGVVIAYGSMYGNTEKMADFIARCLADEGIKNIRVMNSSEVHESFIINEIWRFKGVLLGTNTYNNGIFPRMENLIINLEHKGIKNRVFGVFGTYGWSGGGVKGIVEYIKKNNWEMVCDPVEVQFSAHEEHYEKLRQLAKEMAKRVKEN